The Pantoea vagans genome contains the following window.
GATGTTTGCGAATTGTCAGTCCGGCGGCACCGATCAGGCAGTGGCCGATGTGTGCAAAACCCCGGCACCGGTCACCTTCGTCAATCTGGCGCTCGGCAACACCGCCGTGCCAACTGCCAGCACCGTGCTGTTTACCGGCATGCCAGCGCATACCCTTTCGACCATCACACCCATAACGCAAGGCGATGAAGCCGGCGTGCTGGGCGGCGTAGTCTCTGAAACCTTTATGGGCCTGTCACGCCATCTTACCGGCTGCAACTCGCTGCTGATCAACGGCATGCCCGCGACCCGCATGGGCAGCGTGACGCAGCAGAACGTGGCCAACGCCCCCGGCGTGCGCATCACGCCAAGCCAGACCACGGTGGCGCTGTTGGCAACCTAAAAACGCACGTGGTTTGTAGTGGCGCAGTTTATCCCTTTTGAAATCAAGTTTTTACTTACACAGGACGTTGATAACAATGAAAAATCACCACAGCAAACTCGCGTTTATCGCCGCCCTTTTCGCGGTGACGCTCACCGCCGGATGCAAGGCCCCACCGCCGACCGTCACGGCCGACACCCTTGAGACCAGCACCGTCAATAACGTGGCGCTGGTACACATGCACATCGTGCAGCCGCCGCAGCAGTTCACTGCCATCAACAGCGCCTATCGCACCCTCTATCCCGCCTCCTTGATGAACCGACCGGATTTCGGTGGCCTGCGCATGGAAACACTGGATGCCGGTGCCACGCTGCAAGTTCTGGGCGAAGTGGAAAACAGCTGGCTGGCGGTATCGACACAAGATAACGGTCAGCTTAGCGGCTATATCCCCTTCCGCGCAGCCGTTACCCGTGACCGCTACGATGCCACTGTCAAAGCCCAGGCCGCACGCCCGCGCCGTGCCCAGCAACAATGTATTGGGGTAGGTGCCGGTGACAAAGCTTGCCGTAAAGGCAGTTCCTCCACATGGATTATTCAGTGATGTGGCCGCGTATCGCCGTGTTGCTGGGGCTGCTGCTGCTCACCGGCTGCATGTCCTCATCCCGCCAGGTGCCGTCTGACTGGCAACTGACGCTCAACAGCGCGCCTGACGCGAACAGTGGCGCCCCGCTCAAGGTGCGCGTGTTTGTACTGCGTTCCGATGCCAACTTCCAGTCGGCCGACTTCTATTCGCTGCAAAACAACGCATCCAGTGTGCTGAGCGGCGATGTGCTGGATACCCAGCAGCGCTTTCTGACCGCGCAACAGCCGCAACAGATCATTACCGGTAATCCTTCGCTGGAAGCGCACTACCTCGGCGTGATCGCCGAGTACGCCAACATCAACGGCAAAACCTGGCGCGTGGTGATTCCGCTACCCGCACCAACCGAAACCAATTTCTACAAGTTCTGGCAGTTCTCGCCCGATGCACTGCATGGCCGCGTAACGGCCACCGCAGCCGGGCTGCATCTCACCGCCAAAGACGAATAAACCCACGCAGGAAGACGCTATGCACACCGCAGACAAGGTGATTTGGAGTGAAGGGATGTTCTTGCGTCCCCACCATTTTCAGCAGTCGGAACGTTGGCTGGAAGCATACAGCCGCAGTTGGGGCAAGCTGCAGTGCCCGTGGCACTGGGGTTTTATGACGCTGAGCATCGACCAGGCACTGTTACGCCAGGGCAAACTGGCGATTGCGGAAGCCAGCGGCTTGCTGCCCGATGGCACACCATTCTCCATCACCGGCGCGGACAATGCGCCAGCGCCGCTGGCGCTAAGCGATGTCCAGGAGCCGATTGACGTGGTGCTCGCGCTTCCCGAACAGCGTCAGGGCCAGACCGAGGTCATCTTCAGTGACGCCAGTGATTCGCTGGCGCGCTATCTCAGCCTGGATCGCGAAGTCGACGATCTCAACGCATCGTCCGTAGGTCGTGCGCCAATGCAGTTCGGTCGTCTGCGCCTGTGTCTGATGCCCGCCGCAGACCTGAATGCGGAGTGGACCGCTATCGGGGTGGTACGCGTCAAAAGCAGCGGCAACGATCGTGCACTGACCCTCGACAGTGATTACATTCCGCCACTGCTCAATGGCCACATCTCTCCTGCCATCACCGCCTTTCTCAACGATATGCACGGCCTTTTACAACAGCGCAGCGAGCAGATGGGTGAGCGCCTGCAACAGGCTGGGCGCGGCGGCAATAGCGAAATGATCGACTTTATGCTGCTCACCTTAATCAATCGTTACATCGGTCAGGTGGCACACAGCCGTCGTTTGCCGCAGCTGCATCCGGAACGTTTGTTCAGTGAATGGCTGCAGTTCGCTACTGAGTTAGCCAGTTGGTCTCCGTCGCGTCGACCGGGCGAACAACTGCCGGTCTATGACCACGACAATCTTTATCTCAGTTTCAGCCGGTTGATGATCCAGTTGCGCCAGAGTCTGTCACTGGTGATGGAAGAGAACGCGCTGCAACTGACGCTCACCGAGCGCTCGCACGGGCTGTTTGTGGCGACGGTTTCTGATGTCAGCCTGATCCGCGACTACGGCTTTGTGCTGGCGGTTCGCGCCGACCTGCCGGGCGAAATGCTGATCACCCACTTCCCGGCACAGATGAAAATTGCACCTGTCACGCGCATTCGCGACCTGGTCCAGTTGCAGCTTCCCGGCATAGGTTTGCGCGTGATGCCTGCCGCTCCGCGTCAGATCCCGTGGCACTCTGGCTATGTCTACTTTGAGCTGGAACGCAGCGGTGAACTGTGGCAGCAGATGGCGAAAGCAGAAGCCTTTGCCCTGCATCTGGCGGGCGAGTTTCCTGGTCTTGACCTGCAACTATGGGCGCTGCGCCACGCGCGCGGCTAAGCACGGAGAGAAGCGATCATGATGCAGCCACAATCGCTTAATGGCGAACTGGAAGGCACCACGGCCCATGAAAATCCACTGGTGGCGATTGCCAATCCACTGATTAATTCGATTGCGCAGCTACGCCACTCCGTTTCCCACGACAACCCAGCGGGATTGCGTCAACAGTTGATCGACCTGGTACGCCGCTTTGAAGTGGCCTGTCAGCAGGCACAATTGCCGTATGAAACCATTGTCGGCGCGCGTTACTGCCTCTGCACCTCGCTGGATGAGGCCGCCGCACTCACGCCGTGGGGCAGCCGCGACGTCTGGCCGCGCAGCGGGCTGTTGGTGACCTTCCACAATGAAACCTGGGGCGGTGAGAAGTTTTTCCAGCTATTGGCTCGCCTGTCGCAGCACCCGCAGCAAAACATCCTGCTGCTGGAGTTGATGAACGCCTGCCTGTTACTGGGCTTTGAAGGGCGTTATCGCATCATGGAAAACGGGCGCACCCAGCTTGAAACCCTCAAGCTACGCCTGCTACAGCTGATTCGCTCGGTGCGTGGCCCCTATGCGCCGCCGCTGTCACCGCAGCCGCTGGATGAGCCGGTGCAGCAAAAGCTGTGGAAGCCGCTAATTCCTCTGTGGAGCTTTGCCGCGCTGCTGGCGCTGCTGGGATGTGCCGTTTATATCGCGCTCAACTGGCGTCTTAACCACTTCACCGCTCCTGTGCTCTCCGCCATTTATCAGACCGACTTGCCCAAGGTGGACATCGCACGCCCGGCTGCACCAGCGGCACCGGCCCTTGATTTACGTCACTTCCTTGCGCCGGAAATCGCCGAGGGATTGGTGACGGTACGTGATGAAGCCACGCGAAGTGTGGTGCTGCTGCGCGGCGACGGCTTGTTTGATTCTGCCGCGACCACTATTCGCGATCGCTATCGTCCGGTGATCCGCCGGATCGCCCAGGCGATGGACAACGTCAACGGCCAGATTCGGGTCAGCGGCTACACCGACAACGTCCCCATTCGCAGCGCGCGCTTTAACTCCAACTATGCGCTCTCTCTGGCACGCGCCCAATCGGTGCAGGAGATGCTGGCACAAGACTTACAGCAACCGCAGCGCATCATCGTTGAGGGACGCGGCGAGAGTAACCCACTTGCGCCGAATGACACTGCCGCGAATCGCGCCCGTAATCGCCGTGTCGAAATCACGCTGCTGGTCGCACCGAAACAGACTGAATCTGAACTCAACAGCGTGCACTAAAAGGAATAGCCATGATTCGCACTGTCTTTTCCATTGCCACCAGCCGTCTGATGTGGAGCGGTCTGGGCATCACCGCGCTCTGCTTACTGATCTGGACGGTGGGCCCACTGGTGGCGATTGGGGATTATCGTCCACTGGAGTCGTCGCTGTATCGCTATATCGCCATCGCCGTGCTTTACACGCTGTGGATCAGCTATCGCGTGGTGCCACGCCTGTGGCGTCGCTGGCAAAACCGCCGGCTGGTGCAGAGAATGGCCCCCGCCGCCACGGAAACTGCTGAAAATGATGACATGTCAGCGGAGCATCCGCTGGCCGAGCGTTTCAGTGAGGCCACACAGCTGCTGCGTCAGGCTCGCTTCAACCGTCCAGAGAGCCGCCGCTGGCCGCGCTGGATGCAAAAACTTAATCGTCAGTATCTCTACCAGTTGCCTTGGTACATGCTGATTGGCGCACCCGGTGCCGGTAAAACCACCGCCCTGGTTAACTCCGGGCTGCACTTCCCGCTGGCCGCGCAGTTTGGCAAAACCGCGTTGCGCGGGGTCGGGGGCACGCGCCACTGCGACTGGTGGTTCACCGATGAAGCCATCTTGCTGGATACCGCTGGTCGCTATACCACGCAGGAGAGCGATCGCCAGCAAGATGCTCAAGAGTGGCGCAGCTTTATGGGGCTGCTGAAAAAGTATCGCCCGCGCCAGCCAGTGAACGGTGCCATCATCACCATCAGCGTGGGGGATCTGCTGAGCGAGTCGGAAGAGGCGCGCTATCAACAGGCCAGCGCCCTGCGTAAACGGCTGTTGGAACTGCGCGATCAACTCGCGATCCCCTTCCCGGTTTACGTACTGGTGACCAAAACCGATTTGCTGAAGGGCTTTACCGCCAGTTTCGGTGCGATGAATAAAGCGCAGCGCGATCAGATTTGGGGATTCACCTGGCCATGGAGCGATCAGCAACTGGCGGTGGGCAGTGAGTTCGAACCGCAGTTTGATCGCCTACATCAAAGACTTGATGCGGGTTTGGCCGACCTGATGATCAACGAACATGACAGCGTTAAACGCGCTGAAATGTACCTGTTCCCACAAGAGTTTCTGGCATTAAAGCCGCTGCTCAAGCACTACCTTGACGTGGTCTTTGCCACCTCAGGTTATGACGCCAAGCTGATCCCGCGCGGTGTCTACTTCACCAGCGGTACGCAGGAAGGCTTACCCTTTGACCGCGTGATGGGACAGATGAGCCGCGCGCTGGGCCTGCCTGCGCTGCGCGCCGCCAACGCAGAACCCGCGCAGCCCGGCCACGGCCAGAGTTTCTTCTTGCATCAAATGCTGACGGAAGTGGTGTTTAAAGAGGCGGGCCTGGCAGGTATCAACCGTTGGTGGGCGATGCGTAATCGCATGGTGCATCTGATTGCTTACGCTGTGCTGGCGTTGTTGCTACTGCTGGCGTTAATCAGCTGGTTTACCAGCTATCACCACAATAAAGGTTACCTGGCGGAAGTGCAGCAGCGGGTGCCCGATATCGAAAAACAGAGCAAGGCGCTGTCACCGCTTAACGGTGAAAACCTCTTCTCACAGCTGCCGTTCCTGAACAGCCTCGCCGGATTACCCAGCAGCGACAAGCTGGCGGATGTGCAACAACCGCCGCTCAGCTGGCGTGCCGGACTGTATCGCGGTGAGGAGGTGTCCACCGCCTCGGACTCGCTTTACCAGCGTGCGCTGGAGCAGATGCTGCTGCCCGTCATCGCCCGCAATATCACTGACTGGCTGCGTAGTGATAACGGCAGTGATGTGGATTACAGCTACGAAGCGCTGAAGGCGTATCAGATGCTCTATCTGCCGCAGCATTACGACGGCAAATTCCTGCACGCCTGGGTGATGCTGAATGTCCAGCGCACTCAGGGTGCCAATGCGCCACAGGCACAGCTGAAAGCGTTGGATTACCACCTGGGTCAGCTGCTGGATGACAAGATTAACGCTTCGCCGTTTGAGCGTGATGAACCTCTGGTGGTGCGCCAGATTGAGATGATCAGCCGTTCACCTCTCTCAACGCGTGTTTATGGTCGTCTCAAGCGTTTGTTAATGCCACGCGTCAATCCGGGCGTGAGCCTGATCAACCTCAGTGGCGCGCAAACAGAACTGGTGTTGAGTCGCAAAAGCGGTAAACCGCTGACGGAGGCCATTCCCGGTTTCTTCACCCCCGCCGGATACTGGGGACCGTTCAACAACAATATTAAAAACGTCGCCGCCAGCCTGTTGCAGGAAGACCATTGGGTATTAACCCGCCGTGAAAGTGCCGATGATCAAAACACGCTGGAAGAAACGGTGCGCCGCCTCTACCTCGACGACTACATGCGTGTGTGGGATGCACTGTTGCAGGATATTCAGCTGCAACCGATCAACAATCTGGGTGAGCGCATCAACACTGCCCGCTTGTTGTCAGGTCGCACCTCTCCCCTGCGCCAGTTGATGATCAATCTGGGTCGCAACCTGACGCTGACACCGCCAGAAGATGAGAAGGCAAAACAGGATCAGCCATCGTTGCTGGAACGCAGCACTCACTACGTCAACAACAACGCCACGGCCACGCTGCAAGCGTTATTCCGTGCCCGTAAAGCAGCACAAAGCGGCACCCTTGAAGCGCCAGAACAGCGCGTGATGGCGCACTTCGCCAGCATTATTGAACAGGCGCAGGTCAGCGATCCGAAAGAGAACAGCATCCCGTTTGATGCGCAGCTGAAAGATATCGATGACCTCTACAGCTACCTCACCGCCGTACAGGACGCCAGCAACAGCGGCATGTCCCCGCCAGACAGCAGCATCATTTCACGTATGCAGGCCGATGCCGGACGCCAACCGGAGCCGTTCCGCACCTTACTGCTGGAGCTGGCCGTCGGTGCCAGCAGCGACACGCAAAAGCGCACCATGAGCAATATGCAGAAACGGGCGGGCGTGGAAGTCGGCAGTTTTTGCCGCAGCGCCATTGCCGGTCGCTATCCGTTGAACCGCAGTTCAGGCACTGATATCACACCGGACGATCTGGCACGCATGTTCGCACCTGGCACCGGGCTGATGGACAGCTTCTTCCGTGACAATCTGGCCAGCAAGGTGGATACCACGCACAGCAGTTGGCGCTACGCCCCAGGCGTGGACGGTAAAACCTTGCCCGGCGGCACCACGCTGCTACGCCCGTTCCAGCAGGCGCAGGCAATACGGGAAGCGCTGTTTGCCAATGGCTCCAGCACCCCTTCTTATCGCCTGACCATCACGCCGATCAGCATGGATAACAGCATTCTTAATCTGACGCTGGACGTTGA
Protein-coding sequences here:
- the tssM gene encoding type VI secretion system membrane subunit TssM, coding for MIRTVFSIATSRLMWSGLGITALCLLIWTVGPLVAIGDYRPLESSLYRYIAIAVLYTLWISYRVVPRLWRRWQNRRLVQRMAPAATETAENDDMSAEHPLAERFSEATQLLRQARFNRPESRRWPRWMQKLNRQYLYQLPWYMLIGAPGAGKTTALVNSGLHFPLAAQFGKTALRGVGGTRHCDWWFTDEAILLDTAGRYTTQESDRQQDAQEWRSFMGLLKKYRPRQPVNGAIITISVGDLLSESEEARYQQASALRKRLLELRDQLAIPFPVYVLVTKTDLLKGFTASFGAMNKAQRDQIWGFTWPWSDQQLAVGSEFEPQFDRLHQRLDAGLADLMINEHDSVKRAEMYLFPQEFLALKPLLKHYLDVVFATSGYDAKLIPRGVYFTSGTQEGLPFDRVMGQMSRALGLPALRAANAEPAQPGHGQSFFLHQMLTEVVFKEAGLAGINRWWAMRNRMVHLIAYAVLALLLLLALISWFTSYHHNKGYLAEVQQRVPDIEKQSKALSPLNGENLFSQLPFLNSLAGLPSSDKLADVQQPPLSWRAGLYRGEEVSTASDSLYQRALEQMLLPVIARNITDWLRSDNGSDVDYSYEALKAYQMLYLPQHYDGKFLHAWVMLNVQRTQGANAPQAQLKALDYHLGQLLDDKINASPFERDEPLVVRQIEMISRSPLSTRVYGRLKRLLMPRVNPGVSLINLSGAQTELVLSRKSGKPLTEAIPGFFTPAGYWGPFNNNIKNVAASLLQEDHWVLTRRESADDQNTLEETVRRLYLDDYMRVWDALLQDIQLQPINNLGERINTARLLSGRTSPLRQLMINLGRNLTLTPPEDEKAKQDQPSLLERSTHYVNNNATATLQALFRARKAAQSGTLEAPEQRVMAHFASIIEQAQVSDPKENSIPFDAQLKDIDDLYSYLTAVQDASNSGMSPPDSSIISRMQADAGRQPEPFRTLLLELAVGASSDTQKRTMSNMQKRAGVEVGSFCRSAIAGRYPLNRSSGTDITPDDLARMFAPGTGLMDSFFRDNLASKVDTTHSSWRYAPGVDGKTLPGGTTLLRPFQQAQAIREALFANGSSTPSYRLTITPISMDNSILNLTLDVDGQLIRYSHGPQTPQVVNWPGSGNTQQVRMQIGLTDGTTNTLNTSGPWALNRLFDKASLRPGTSQSQQATFNLGGHQVVLAYTPNSVRNPLQLPGFSCP
- the tssK gene encoding type VI secretion system baseplate subunit TssK produces the protein MHTADKVIWSEGMFLRPHHFQQSERWLEAYSRSWGKLQCPWHWGFMTLSIDQALLRQGKLAIAEASGLLPDGTPFSITGADNAPAPLALSDVQEPIDVVLALPEQRQGQTEVIFSDASDSLARYLSLDREVDDLNASSVGRAPMQFGRLRLCLMPAADLNAEWTAIGVVRVKSSGNDRALTLDSDYIPPLLNGHISPAITAFLNDMHGLLQQRSEQMGERLQQAGRGGNSEMIDFMLLTLINRYIGQVAHSRRLPQLHPERLFSEWLQFATELASWSPSRRPGEQLPVYDHDNLYLSFSRLMIQLRQSLSLVMEENALQLTLTERSHGLFVATVSDVSLIRDYGFVLAVRADLPGEMLITHFPAQMKIAPVTRIRDLVQLQLPGIGLRVMPAAPRQIPWHSGYVYFELERSGELWQQMAKAEAFALHLAGEFPGLDLQLWALRHARG
- a CDS encoding DUF4150 domain-containing protein, whose translation is MFANCQSGGTDQAVADVCKTPAPVTFVNLALGNTAVPTASTVLFTGMPAHTLSTITPITQGDEAGVLGGVVSETFMGLSRHLTGCNSLLINGMPATRMGSVTQQNVANAPGVRITPSQTTVALLAT
- a CDS encoding DotU family type VI secretion system protein, giving the protein MQPQSLNGELEGTTAHENPLVAIANPLINSIAQLRHSVSHDNPAGLRQQLIDLVRRFEVACQQAQLPYETIVGARYCLCTSLDEAAALTPWGSRDVWPRSGLLVTFHNETWGGEKFFQLLARLSQHPQQNILLLELMNACLLLGFEGRYRIMENGRTQLETLKLRLLQLIRSVRGPYAPPLSPQPLDEPVQQKLWKPLIPLWSFAALLALLGCAVYIALNWRLNHFTAPVLSAIYQTDLPKVDIARPAAPAAPALDLRHFLAPEIAEGLVTVRDEATRSVVLLRGDGLFDSAATTIRDRYRPVIRRIAQAMDNVNGQIRVSGYTDNVPIRSARFNSNYALSLARAQSVQEMLAQDLQQPQRIIVEGRGESNPLAPNDTAANRARNRRVEITLLVAPKQTESELNSVH
- the tssJ gene encoding type VI secretion system lipoprotein TssJ encodes the protein MDYSVMWPRIAVLLGLLLLTGCMSSSRQVPSDWQLTLNSAPDANSGAPLKVRVFVLRSDANFQSADFYSLQNNASSVLSGDVLDTQQRFLTAQQPQQIITGNPSLEAHYLGVIAEYANINGKTWRVVIPLPAPTETNFYKFWQFSPDALHGRVTATAAGLHLTAKDE